One genomic region from Vannielia litorea encodes:
- the rimK gene encoding 30S ribosomal protein S6--L-glutamate ligase — MTPPATAPLQFGWEEWVTLPALGLPALKAKVDTGARTSALHASDIETFGPAAKPKVRFTVHPIPGREDLFIPCSAAITDRREVTSSNGEKELRYVIETPLEVAGHAWPIEVTLTDRSTMASRMLLGRQALHEEINIHANDRFCQPELDYEVYHSPAVRAAQPPRALRIAVLSRENNYSTRRLVEEGEKRGHTVEVIDTTRCYMAISTLAPEVHYDGKRLPRYDAVIPRIGASVTTYGTAIVRQFETIGTFSVNPSHGITASRDKLHAHQIMSRAKVPMPDTAFAASPKDTANLIALAGSAPLIVKLLESTQGKGVVLAETRKAAESVIDAFRGLNANFLVQDFVKEAAGEDIRCMVIGGKVVASMKRTGAEGDFRSNLHRGGTAKSVRISRLERETATRAARAFGLGMAGVDLLRSEDGPKVLEVNSSPGFEGIEAATEKNVVARLYDEIEHHVRPKQVRRRKS; from the coding sequence ATGACCCCACCCGCCACCGCGCCCCTCCAATTCGGCTGGGAAGAATGGGTCACCCTGCCCGCTCTCGGTCTGCCCGCGCTGAAGGCCAAGGTCGATACCGGCGCGCGTACTTCCGCGCTGCACGCCTCCGATATCGAAACCTTCGGCCCCGCCGCCAAGCCCAAGGTGCGCTTCACCGTTCACCCGATTCCGGGCCGCGAAGACCTGTTCATCCCCTGCTCCGCCGCCATCACCGACCGCCGCGAGGTGACCTCGTCCAACGGCGAGAAAGAGCTGCGCTACGTCATCGAAACCCCGCTTGAGGTCGCCGGTCATGCCTGGCCTATCGAGGTCACCCTCACCGACCGCTCCACCATGGCCTCGCGGATGCTGCTGGGCCGACAGGCGCTGCACGAAGAGATCAACATCCACGCCAACGACCGCTTCTGCCAGCCCGAGCTGGACTACGAGGTCTATCACTCCCCCGCCGTCCGCGCCGCCCAGCCGCCCCGCGCGCTGCGCATCGCCGTGCTCAGCCGCGAGAACAACTATTCCACCCGCAGGCTGGTCGAAGAGGGTGAGAAGCGCGGTCACACCGTGGAGGTGATCGACACCACCCGCTGCTACATGGCCATCTCCACCCTCGCCCCCGAGGTGCATTATGATGGCAAACGCCTGCCCCGCTACGATGCGGTGATCCCGCGCATCGGCGCCTCGGTCACGACCTACGGCACCGCCATCGTCCGCCAGTTCGAGACCATCGGCACCTTCTCGGTGAACCCCTCCCACGGCATTACCGCCTCGCGCGACAAGCTGCACGCGCATCAGATCATGTCGCGCGCCAAGGTGCCCATGCCCGACACCGCCTTCGCCGCCTCCCCCAAGGACACCGCCAACCTGATCGCGCTCGCCGGCAGCGCGCCGCTGATCGTGAAACTGCTGGAGAGCACGCAAGGCAAGGGCGTGGTGCTCGCCGAAACCCGCAAGGCCGCCGAGTCGGTGATCGACGCCTTCCGCGGCCTCAACGCCAACTTCCTCGTGCAGGACTTCGTCAAGGAGGCCGCCGGCGAAGATATCCGCTGCATGGTCATCGGCGGCAAGGTGGTCGCCTCGATGAAGCGCACCGGCGCCGAGGGCGATTTCCGCTCCAATCTGCACCGGGGCGGCACTGCCAAATCGGTCCGCATCTCCCGGCTCGAGCGTGAAACCGCCACCCGCGCCGCCCGCGCCTTCGGCCTCGGCATGGCCGGGGTGGACCTGCTGCGCTCCGAAGACGGCCCCAAGGTGCTGGAGGTCAACAGCTCCCCCGGCTTCGAAGGCATCGAGGCCGCGACCGAAAAGAACGTGGTCGCCCGCCTCTACGACGAAATCGAGCACCACGTCCGCCCCAAGCAGGTCCGCCGCCGGAAGAGCTGA
- the tgt gene encoding tRNA guanosine(34) transglycosylase Tgt, with the protein MTTPVTYEVKAQDGKARLGVLTTPRGEIRTPAFMPVGTAATVKAMMPESVAATGADILLGNTYHLMLRPGAERVARLGGLHKFMNWEKPILTDSGGFQVMSLADLRKLTEDGVTFRSHVDGSKHFLSPETSMEIQRLLGSDIVMCFDECPALPATEEAVAESMRLSMRWAERSRVAFGDRPGHALFGIQQGGVTEELRGESAEALKAIGFDGYAIGGLAVGEGQEAMFGVLDYAPGMLPEDKPRYLMGVGKPDDIVGAVKRGVDMMDCVLPSRSGRTGQAWTRRGQVNLKNARHADDPRPLDEACGCPACRGYSRAYLHHVYRAGEMIAGMLLTWHNLHYYQELMQGMRAAIAEGRFAAFEAEFHAQRAVGDIPPV; encoded by the coding sequence ATGACGACACCGGTGACATACGAAGTGAAGGCGCAGGACGGCAAGGCCCGATTGGGCGTGTTGACCACCCCGCGCGGCGAGATCCGCACGCCGGCCTTCATGCCAGTGGGCACGGCGGCGACGGTGAAGGCGATGATGCCGGAGAGCGTGGCGGCCACGGGGGCCGATATTTTGCTGGGCAACACCTATCACCTGATGCTGCGGCCGGGTGCGGAGCGGGTGGCGCGGCTGGGCGGCCTTCACAAGTTCATGAACTGGGAAAAGCCGATCCTGACCGACTCGGGGGGGTTTCAGGTGATGAGCCTTGCCGATCTGCGCAAGCTGACCGAGGACGGCGTGACCTTTCGCAGCCATGTGGATGGGTCGAAGCATTTTCTGAGCCCGGAGACCTCGATGGAGATCCAGCGGCTGCTCGGCTCCGATATCGTGATGTGTTTCGATGAGTGCCCGGCGCTGCCCGCAACGGAAGAGGCGGTGGCGGAGTCGATGCGGCTTAGCATGCGCTGGGCGGAGCGGTCTCGGGTGGCCTTTGGCGACCGGCCCGGCCATGCGCTCTTTGGCATCCAACAGGGCGGGGTGACCGAGGAGCTGCGGGGCGAGAGCGCCGAGGCGCTGAAGGCGATCGGCTTTGATGGCTACGCGATTGGCGGGCTTGCTGTGGGCGAGGGGCAGGAGGCGATGTTCGGCGTGCTCGACTATGCGCCCGGCATGCTGCCCGAGGACAAGCCGCGCTACCTGATGGGCGTTGGCAAGCCCGATGACATTGTGGGCGCGGTGAAGCGCGGGGTGGACATGATGGATTGCGTGCTGCCCTCGCGGAGCGGGCGGACCGGGCAGGCGTGGACCCGGCGCGGGCAGGTGAACCTGAAGAACGCCCGCCATGCGGATGACCCGAGGCCGCTGGATGAGGCCTGTGGGTGCCCGGCCTGCCGGGGGTACAGCCGGGCCTATCTGCATCATGTCTATCGTGCGGGCGAGATGATCGCCGGGATGCTGCTGACCTGGCACAACCTGCATTACTATCAGGAGTTGATGCAGGGGATGCGGGCGGCGATTGCCGAGGGGCGGTTTGCCGCGTTCGAAGCGGAATTTCATGCGCAGCGGGCGGTGGGGGATATTCCGCCGGTGTGA